In Fluviicola sp., the sequence ACCTGATAAAGGCAAAATAGTAAAACGTTTTACCATGCTAAAAATTTAGTAAGCGAAGGGGACGGAGTGCCAAATGTTCAAATATTCACGTTTTTGTTCATGATTAATACATTGCTTTCCCCTATCTTTGCTGTCTAAAAGCTGAAAATACATGGAATTAACTCCTGAAATCTTAGAAAGAATTACTCTTCTTAAAGCGAAGTATGATGCGCAAGGTCAGGATTTAGTCACGTACCTGGATAGTTTGCTGTATTCAAGAATGCCGAACTATTGGGACTACATTCAGGTAGACACGTTGTTGTCTTTACAGAAAACATATACCGATTTCCCGGATGAAATGGTTTTCCTGATGTACCACCAGGTAACGGAACTATACTTTAAGTTATGCCTGCATGAATTTCAGCAAATTTCAGATCGCAAGAACCTGGATGCGGCTTTCTTCGTGGAGCACGTTCAGCGCATCAACCGTTATTTTGAGGCTTTGACAAAGAGTTTTGAGATCATGGTCGACGGAATGCAGCGAGAACAATTCCTGAAGTTCAGACTGGCGTTGGCACCGGCTTCCGGTTTCCAATCCGCGCAGTACCGCAAAATCGAAATTTTCTCTACGGATTTCCTGCAGTTGGTTCACAAAGACCACCGTGCAAAATATACCGGTAAAGAACCGATTGCCGAGCTTTTTGAGAATATTTACTGGAAAGAAGGAGCAACAGATATTGAAACCGGTAAGAAGACTTTGACATTGACTCAATTCGAGGACCGTTACCGCGAGGAATTCATTCAGATGGGTGAAAAACTGCGCAACGATAACCTGTGGCAATGTTATTTACGCTTACCGGCTGAAGACCAGGAATCGCCTGAAGTTATCCATGTGCTGAAGCAGAACGATGTAAACGTAAACATTAACTGGCCGTTGGTTCACTATAAGTCTGCGGTGCGTTATTTACAGAAAGACAAAGGCGATATCGCTGCAACAGGTGGTACGAACTGGCAGAAATACCTTCCGCCGCGTTTCCAGAAGCGCATTTTTTACCCGGAATTGTGGTCTGAAACAGAAACTGCAGAATGGGGGAAGTCCTGGGTGGAAGCAGTGTTGAATTAACAATACATTTTACAACAATAACGTAGGGGCGCGATTAATCGCGCCCCTACGTGTTTTCTTCGTATTTTTGCAGCATGCAAAAGGCGTTTCTCTTATTTATTCCTATATTCC encodes:
- a CDS encoding tryptophan 2,3-dioxygenase family protein, whose product is MELTPEILERITLLKAKYDAQGQDLVTYLDSLLYSRMPNYWDYIQVDTLLSLQKTYTDFPDEMVFLMYHQVTELYFKLCLHEFQQISDRKNLDAAFFVEHVQRINRYFEALTKSFEIMVDGMQREQFLKFRLALAPASGFQSAQYRKIEIFSTDFLQLVHKDHRAKYTGKEPIAELFENIYWKEGATDIETGKKTLTLTQFEDRYREEFIQMGEKLRNDNLWQCYLRLPAEDQESPEVIHVLKQNDVNVNINWPLVHYKSAVRYLQKDKGDIAATGGTNWQKYLPPRFQKRIFYPELWSETETAEWGKSWVEAVLN